From a region of the Nocardioides ginsengisegetis genome:
- a CDS encoding aldo/keto reductase, whose translation MTYRPLGDSGLVVSAVGIGCNAFSRRVDLDGVTDILSAARDVGVTLLDTADIYGDPAGGSEELLGQALKGQRDEFVLATKFGMDMRGANGEDFGARASRRYVRRAVEASLRRLQTDHIDLYQLHAPDELTPIEETLSVLTDLVHEGKIGYLGCSNFAGWQVADADWTARSAGLERFVSVQNRYSLLDRTIEDEVVPACEHLGLGVLPFFPLEYGLLTGKYRRGAAAPDGSRAALDPSRSSWLDAADWDRIEAVEAYAAARDLSVLDVAIAGLAAQPAVSSVISGATSGDQVRANAAALRWEPTEADLVELDEITAE comes from the coding sequence ATGACCTATCGCCCGCTGGGCGACTCGGGCCTGGTGGTCAGCGCCGTCGGCATCGGCTGCAACGCGTTCAGCCGCCGCGTCGACCTCGACGGGGTCACCGACATCCTGTCCGCGGCGCGCGACGTGGGCGTGACGCTGCTGGACACCGCGGACATCTACGGCGACCCGGCCGGCGGGTCCGAGGAGCTGCTGGGCCAGGCGCTCAAGGGGCAGCGCGACGAGTTCGTGCTCGCGACGAAGTTCGGCATGGACATGCGCGGCGCCAACGGTGAGGACTTCGGCGCCCGGGCGTCCCGCCGCTACGTACGCCGCGCGGTCGAGGCGTCGCTGCGCCGGCTGCAGACCGACCACATCGACCTCTACCAGCTGCACGCGCCCGACGAGCTGACCCCGATCGAGGAGACCCTCTCGGTGCTCACCGACCTCGTCCACGAGGGCAAGATCGGCTACCTCGGCTGCTCCAACTTCGCCGGCTGGCAGGTCGCCGACGCCGACTGGACCGCCCGCTCGGCCGGCCTCGAGCGGTTCGTGTCCGTGCAGAACCGCTACTCGCTGCTCGACCGGACGATCGAGGACGAGGTCGTCCCCGCGTGCGAGCACCTCGGCCTGGGGGTGCTGCCGTTCTTCCCGCTGGAGTACGGCCTGCTCACCGGCAAGTACCGCCGCGGTGCGGCAGCCCCGGACGGCTCGCGCGCCGCGCTCGACCCGTCGCGGTCGTCCTGGCTCGACGCCGCCGACTGGGACCGGATCGAGGCCGTCGAGGCGTACGCCGCCGCGCGCGACCTCAGCGTCCTCGACGTCGCGATCGCCGGTCTCGCCGCCCAGCCGGCCGTCTCGTCGGTCATCTCCGGCGCCACGTCCGGCGACCAGGTCCGCGCCAACGCGGCCGCGCTGCGCTGGGAGCCGACCGAGGCCGACCTCGTCGAGCTGGACGAGATCACCGCCGAATAA
- a CDS encoding dioxygenase family protein has translation MNDRMPALYIGHGAPPLLDDPTWSGQLAAWAADLPRPKAILIVSAHWESAPVSLTASGAPLVYDFGGFDPKYYRMTYETPDATALATRIAGLMPATEPVHQHASRGLDHGAWVPLRIMYPDADIPVLQMSLPTHDPVRLMALGERLRPLRDEGVLIIGSGFLTHGLPFLTDFRLDAAAPGWSKDFDAWAADALARGDVDELANYRSKAPGMPYAHPTVEHYTPLFVTLGAATTPDEPGLQVIDGFWLGLSKRSLQVA, from the coding sequence ATGAACGATCGCATGCCCGCGCTGTACATCGGTCACGGCGCCCCTCCCCTCCTCGACGACCCCACCTGGTCCGGCCAGCTCGCCGCCTGGGCGGCCGACCTGCCGCGGCCGAAGGCGATCCTGATCGTGAGCGCCCACTGGGAGTCCGCGCCGGTCAGCCTGACCGCCAGCGGCGCTCCCCTGGTTTACGACTTCGGGGGCTTCGACCCGAAGTACTACCGGATGACCTACGAGACGCCGGACGCCACCGCACTGGCCACCCGAATCGCGGGGCTGATGCCCGCCACCGAGCCGGTCCACCAGCACGCCAGCCGCGGCCTCGACCACGGCGCCTGGGTGCCGCTGCGGATCATGTACCCCGACGCGGACATCCCGGTGCTGCAGATGTCGCTGCCCACCCACGACCCGGTGCGCCTGATGGCGCTCGGCGAGCGGCTGCGGCCTCTCCGGGACGAGGGCGTGCTCATCATCGGGTCCGGCTTCCTCACCCACGGCCTGCCGTTCCTCACCGACTTCCGCCTCGACGCGGCCGCCCCCGGCTGGTCGAAGGACTTCGACGCGTGGGCTGCCGACGCCCTCGCCCGCGGCGACGTGGACGAGCTCGCGAACTACCGCTCGAAGGCCCCCGGCATGCCCTACGCCCACCCCACCGTCGAGCACTACACCCCGCTCTTCGTCACCCTCGGCGCCGCGACCACGCCCGACGAGCCCGGCCTCCAGGTGATCGACGGGTTCTGGCTCGGGCTCTCGAAGCGGTCGCTGCAGGTCGCCTGA
- a CDS encoding uracil-DNA glycosylase, with the protein MSALAGLVERGLVAPDWAEALAPVDEQIGAMGQFLRAEIAAGRAYQPSGEHVFRAFQRPLADVRVLVVGQDPYPNPAHPIGLSFAVRRDVTPLPPSLANIYRELADDVGVTPPPHGDLTAWADRGVMLLNRTLTVQPGASNSHRGKGWEPVTERAIVALAERGGPCVALLWGSDARRLKPLLGPIPAVESPHPSPLSAYRGFFGSRPFSQADALLVQQGAAPPDWTLPVE; encoded by the coding sequence ATGAGCGCGCTGGCGGGACTGGTCGAACGCGGGCTGGTGGCGCCCGACTGGGCGGAGGCGCTGGCGCCGGTGGACGAGCAGATCGGCGCGATGGGGCAGTTCCTGCGGGCCGAGATCGCGGCCGGGCGGGCCTACCAGCCGAGCGGGGAGCACGTGTTCCGGGCGTTCCAGCGCCCGCTCGCCGACGTCCGGGTGCTGGTCGTGGGGCAGGACCCCTACCCCAACCCCGCGCACCCGATCGGGCTGAGCTTCGCCGTACGGCGTGACGTGACGCCGCTTCCGCCGAGCCTGGCCAACATCTACCGCGAGCTGGCCGACGACGTCGGCGTCACCCCGCCCCCGCACGGCGACCTGACCGCGTGGGCAGACCGGGGCGTGATGCTGCTGAACAGGACCCTCACCGTGCAGCCCGGGGCGTCCAACAGCCACCGCGGCAAGGGCTGGGAGCCCGTGACCGAGCGGGCGATCGTCGCGCTGGCCGAGCGCGGCGGTCCCTGCGTGGCGCTCCTCTGGGGCTCCGACGCACGACGGCTCAAGCCGCTGCTCGGCCCGATCCCCGCGGTGGAGTCGCCGCACCCGTCGCCGCTGTCGGCGTACCGCGGCTTCTTCGGCAGCCGCCCCTTCAGCCAGGCCGACGCGTTGCTGGTCCAGCAGGGCGCGGCGCCGCCCGACTGGACGCTGCCGGTGGAATAA
- a CDS encoding SMP-30/gluconolactonase/LRE family protein yields MRRLAALVTILVLAVSAAQGTAEAAPAREKWDTRVFSLVPSPGYPAYVLAHRNGRVYAGSYSNPQGDSQRSRVFEWSGSGALLRSWTVPGQDLTTERGVQVANQDARGRLVLLEKSRARVMTLDVRSGRFHTWATLPDLPTCTPGTTGPDCSPNAADLPAIPNYATWGPGGALYVTDYGQAVIWKIPRGTVEPRVWFASPQLDGSDFGTTGIVFRPGRRDFLISQQSTAVDASVPTDGKLYALPLLDSGRPGTLATLWTSSPGDLPDGFGIARSGHVYVANAGLSNQLVELGPDGTEIARFPDATANGSNGSSIPFDTPSSATFFGTRVLVANQSYFGDTSHHAILDVQVGERGRATYLPDNAFWS; encoded by the coding sequence GTGAGGCGACTGGCCGCACTCGTCACGATCCTCGTCCTCGCGGTCTCTGCCGCACAGGGGACGGCAGAGGCCGCACCGGCCCGCGAGAAGTGGGACACGCGGGTGTTCTCGCTGGTCCCGTCGCCGGGCTACCCGGCGTACGTCCTGGCGCACCGCAACGGACGCGTGTACGCCGGCAGCTACTCCAACCCGCAGGGCGACTCGCAGCGCTCGCGGGTCTTCGAGTGGTCGGGCTCCGGCGCGCTGCTGCGGTCGTGGACGGTGCCGGGCCAGGACCTGACGACCGAGCGCGGCGTGCAGGTGGCCAACCAGGACGCGCGCGGGCGGCTGGTGCTGCTGGAGAAGTCGCGGGCCCGGGTGATGACGCTCGACGTCCGGAGCGGCCGCTTCCACACGTGGGCGACGCTGCCGGACCTGCCGACGTGCACGCCCGGGACGACCGGCCCGGACTGCTCCCCCAACGCCGCGGACCTGCCGGCGATCCCCAACTACGCGACGTGGGGTCCGGGCGGGGCGCTCTACGTCACCGACTACGGCCAGGCGGTGATCTGGAAGATCCCGCGCGGGACGGTGGAGCCGCGGGTGTGGTTCGCCTCGCCGCAGCTCGACGGGTCCGACTTCGGGACGACCGGCATCGTCTTCCGGCCCGGTCGCCGCGACTTCCTGATCAGCCAGCAGTCGACGGCCGTCGACGCGTCGGTGCCGACCGACGGCAAGCTCTACGCCCTGCCACTGCTGGACTCCGGGCGCCCCGGCACGCTCGCGACGCTGTGGACCTCCTCCCCCGGCGACCTGCCCGACGGCTTCGGCATCGCGCGGTCCGGGCACGTGTACGTCGCCAACGCCGGCCTCTCCAACCAGCTCGTCGAGCTCGGGCCCGACGGCACCGAGATCGCCCGCTTCCCCGACGCGACCGCCAACGGCTCGAACGGCTCGTCGATCCCCTTCGACACTCCGTCCTCGGCGACCTTCTTCGGGACCCGGGTCCTGGTGGCCAACCAGTCGTACTTCGGCGACACCTCCCACCACGCGATCCTCGACGTCCAGGTCGGTGAGCGCGGGCGGGCGACGTACCTCCCGGACAACGCGTTCTGGAGCTGA